A part of Streptomyces sp. DSM 40750 genomic DNA contains:
- the prfB gene encoding peptide chain release factor 2, with protein sequence MAVVDVSEELKSLSSTMESIEAVLDLDKLRADIAVLEEQAAAPSLWDNPDEAQKITSKLSHLQAEVRKAEALRGRIDDLGVLFEMAEEEDDPDTRAEAESELTSVRKALDEMEVRTLLSGEYDSREALVNIRAEAGGVDAADFAEKLQRMYLRWAEQKGYKTEVYETSYAEEAGIKSTTFAVQIPYAYGTLSVEQGTHRLVRISPFDNQGRRQTSFAGVEILPVVETTDHIEIDESELRVDVYRSSGPGGQGVNTTDSAVRLTHLPTGIVVSCQNERSQIQNKASAMNVLQAKLLDRRRQEEQAKMDALKGDGGNSWGNQMRSYVLHPYQMVKDLRTEYEVGNPEAVFNGEIDGFLEAGIRWRKQQEK encoded by the coding sequence GTGGCAGTCGTCGATGTATCCGAAGAGCTGAAGTCCCTCTCCTCGACCATGGAGTCGATCGAGGCCGTTTTGGACCTCGACAAGCTGAGGGCAGACATCGCCGTGCTCGAGGAGCAGGCGGCCGCGCCGTCCCTGTGGGACAACCCGGACGAGGCGCAGAAGATCACCAGCAAGCTCTCCCACCTCCAGGCCGAGGTCAGGAAGGCGGAGGCCCTGCGAGGTCGCATCGACGACCTCGGTGTCCTCTTCGAGATGGCCGAGGAGGAGGACGACCCGGACACCCGCGCCGAGGCCGAGTCGGAGCTGACTTCCGTCAGGAAGGCGCTGGACGAGATGGAGGTCCGCACCCTCCTCTCCGGCGAGTACGACTCCCGTGAGGCCCTCGTCAACATCCGCGCCGAGGCCGGTGGCGTCGACGCCGCCGACTTCGCCGAGAAGCTGCAGCGGATGTACCTGCGCTGGGCGGAGCAGAAGGGTTACAAGACCGAGGTCTACGAGACGTCGTACGCGGAAGAGGCCGGCATCAAGTCGACCACCTTCGCCGTCCAGATCCCGTACGCCTACGGCACGCTCTCCGTGGAGCAGGGCACGCACCGGCTCGTCCGGATCTCGCCCTTCGACAACCAGGGGCGGCGCCAGACCTCCTTCGCGGGTGTCGAGATCCTGCCCGTGGTCGAGACGACGGACCACATCGAGATCGACGAGTCCGAGCTGCGCGTGGACGTCTACCGGTCGTCCGGCCCGGGCGGCCAGGGCGTCAACACCACCGACTCCGCGGTGCGGCTGACCCACCTCCCCACCGGCATCGTCGTCTCCTGTCAGAACGAGCGGTCGCAGATCCAGAACAAGGCGTCCGCGATGAACGTGCTGCAGGCGAAGCTCCTCGATCGGCGCCGGCAGGAGGAGCAGGCCAAGATGGACGCCCTCAAGGGCGACGGCGGCAACTCCTGGGGCAACCAGATGCGTTCGTACGTCCTGCACCCGTACCAGATGGTCAAGGACCTCCGCACCGAGTACGAAGTCGGCAACCCCGAGGCCGTGTTCAATGGCGAGATCGATGGCTTCCTGGAGGCCGGGATTCGCTGGCGCAAGCAGCAGGAGAAGTAG
- a CDS encoding serine/threonine-protein kinase, with product MGRKIGSRYTANQILGRGSAGTVWLGEGPEGPVAIKLLREDLSSDQELVSRFVQERTALLGLDHPNVVSVRDLVVDGNDLALVMDLVRGTDLRTRLDRERRMAPEAAVAIVADIADALSAAHAAGVVHRDVKPENVLLDMQGPLGPGGSHPALLTDFGVAKLIDSPRRTRATKIIGTPDYLAPEIVEGLPPRAAVDIYALATVLYELLAGFTPFGGGHPGAVLRRHVTETVVPLPGIPEELWQLLVQCLAKAPASRLRASELAARLREQMPLLAGMPPLDVDEPGTESGDGYEEAPAEAAAPRERVRRGAVPLVPGAKPDSNRDTHTSMRVPGPDELAGGARGTARVPRAAGTPRPGSARNRGSAVRRRRITLSAAAVALIAAVGVGTWAVTSGDEEGGAPSDTKNSAPGNP from the coding sequence TTGGGACGGAAGATCGGAAGCCGGTACACCGCGAACCAGATTCTGGGGCGGGGCAGCGCCGGCACGGTGTGGCTGGGTGAGGGCCCCGAGGGCCCCGTCGCCATCAAGCTGCTGCGCGAGGACCTCTCGTCCGACCAGGAACTCGTCAGCCGTTTCGTCCAGGAGCGCACGGCGCTGCTGGGACTCGACCACCCGAACGTGGTCTCCGTACGCGACCTCGTCGTCGACGGCAACGACCTCGCCCTCGTCATGGACCTCGTCCGGGGCACCGACCTGCGCACCCGCCTCGACCGGGAGCGGCGCATGGCCCCCGAGGCGGCGGTCGCCATAGTGGCCGACATCGCGGACGCCCTGTCGGCGGCCCACGCGGCCGGGGTCGTCCACCGGGACGTGAAGCCGGAGAACGTCCTCCTCGACATGCAGGGCCCCCTCGGCCCCGGCGGCTCGCATCCCGCCCTCCTGACCGACTTCGGCGTCGCCAAGCTGATCGATTCTCCTCGCCGCACCCGCGCGACGAAGATCATCGGTACGCCGGACTATCTCGCCCCCGAGATAGTCGAGGGCCTGCCGCCCCGTGCGGCCGTGGACATCTACGCCCTCGCGACCGTGCTGTACGAGCTGCTCGCGGGGTTCACCCCGTTCGGCGGCGGGCATCCCGGCGCCGTGCTGCGCCGCCACGTCACCGAGACCGTCGTCCCGCTGCCCGGCATTCCCGAGGAGCTGTGGCAACTGCTCGTGCAGTGCCTCGCCAAGGCACCGGCCTCGCGGTTGCGGGCGTCCGAGCTGGCGGCGCGGTTGCGGGAGCAGATGCCGTTGCTGGCGGGGATGCCGCCGCTGGATGTCGACGAGCCCGGGACGGAGTCCGGGGACGGGTACGAGGAGGCTCCCGCCGAGGCCGCCGCTCCGCGTGAGCGCGTACGGCGGGGGGCGGTGCCGTTGGTGCCGGGGGCCAAGCCCGACTCCAACCGGGATACGCATACGTCCATGCGGGTGCCGGGGCCGGATGAGCTGGCGGGGGGTGCGCGGGGGACCGCGCGGGTGCCGAGGGCGGCGGGGACGCCTCGGCCGGGGTCCGCGCGGAACCGGGGGAGCGCGGTTCGGCGGCGGCGGATCACGTTGAGCGCGGCGGCTGTGGCCTTGATCGCGGCGGTGGGGGTGGGGACGTGGGCGGTCACCTCCGGGGACGAGGAGGGTGGGGCGCCGTCCGACACGAAGAATTCGGCGCCGGGGAATCCTTGA
- a CDS encoding serine/threonine-protein kinase → MRPVGSKYLLEEPIGRGATGTVWRARQRETAGAEAAVPGHPGETVAIKVLKEELASDADIVMRFLRERSVLLRLTHPNIVRVRDLVVEGDLLALVMDLVEGPDLHRYLRENGPFTPVGAALLSAQIADALAVSHADGVVHRDLKPANVLLNQDGGQMHPMLTDFGIARLADSPGLTRTSEFVGTPAYVAPESAEGQPQTSAVDIYGAGILMYELVTGRPPFNGQSALEVLHQHLSAEPRRPSTVPEPLWTVIERCLRKNPRERPSAVNLARALRVVAEGVGVHANSMQIAAAEGVGHLLAPDPTPAQVPGAPDPFGSADPTQVLPHGAGSYDPNGATSVLPHTSGPAGAADPTAVLPHTSGSDPTSVMPPVPPHDPGGQQPEQPHPWQNQLRAARDRNEQTQVQHLDPSEDPLRRRPQRQANRPQQPPQQPPRRQQRPPQGGPGPGYGHPQQQQPYAAPAPQPQRQQPQRYAPAPQPQQPAPRPQREPRPPREPRQRSANPMKIPGLGCLKGCLFMIVLLFVGGWLIWEFTPLQGWIGTGKSWWEQLTDWFTEASKWIGDLGNDPSTGSGSGQ, encoded by the coding sequence GTGCGGCCGGTAGGGAGCAAGTACCTCCTTGAGGAGCCGATTGGACGCGGCGCCACAGGCACTGTCTGGCGCGCCCGCCAGCGGGAGACCGCGGGGGCCGAGGCGGCCGTGCCCGGCCACCCCGGCGAGACCGTGGCGATCAAGGTCCTCAAGGAAGAGCTCGCGAGTGACGCGGACATCGTGATGCGGTTCCTGCGGGAGCGCTCCGTGCTGCTCCGGCTCACCCATCCGAACATCGTGCGGGTGCGGGACCTCGTGGTCGAGGGCGATCTGCTGGCGCTGGTCATGGACCTGGTCGAGGGCCCCGATCTGCACCGGTACCTCCGCGAGAACGGCCCGTTCACACCCGTCGGCGCGGCCCTGCTGTCCGCGCAGATCGCCGACGCGCTCGCCGTGAGCCACGCCGACGGCGTCGTGCACCGCGACCTGAAGCCCGCCAACGTGCTGCTCAATCAGGACGGCGGCCAGATGCACCCGATGCTGACCGACTTCGGCATCGCCCGCCTCGCCGACTCCCCGGGCCTGACCCGGACCAGCGAGTTCGTGGGCACGCCCGCGTACGTCGCCCCCGAGTCCGCCGAGGGCCAGCCGCAGACCTCCGCCGTCGACATCTACGGCGCCGGCATCCTGATGTACGAACTGGTCACCGGGCGCCCGCCGTTCAACGGCCAGTCCGCGCTCGAAGTGCTGCACCAGCACCTCAGCGCCGAGCCGCGCCGCCCGTCCACCGTCCCCGAACCGCTGTGGACGGTCATCGAGCGCTGTCTGCGCAAGAACCCGAGGGAGAGGCCCAGCGCCGTCAACCTCGCCCGCGCGCTCCGCGTCGTCGCCGAGGGCGTCGGCGTGCACGCGAACTCCATGCAGATCGCCGCCGCCGAGGGCGTGGGCCACCTCCTCGCCCCCGACCCGACGCCCGCGCAGGTGCCGGGCGCCCCGGACCCGTTCGGCTCGGCCGACCCGACGCAGGTGCTGCCGCACGGCGCCGGCTCGTACGACCCGAACGGCGCGACCAGCGTGCTCCCGCACACCTCGGGCCCGGCGGGCGCGGCCGACCCCACCGCCGTACTCCCGCACACCAGCGGCTCCGACCCGACCTCCGTCATGCCGCCGGTGCCGCCGCACGACCCGGGCGGGCAGCAGCCCGAGCAGCCGCACCCCTGGCAGAACCAGCTCCGCGCGGCCCGCGACCGCAACGAGCAGACCCAGGTCCAGCACCTCGACCCCAGCGAGGACCCGCTGCGCCGCCGCCCCCAGCGGCAGGCCAACCGCCCGCAGCAGCCCCCGCAGCAGCCTCCGCGCCGGCAGCAGCGCCCGCCCCAGGGCGGCCCCGGCCCCGGGTACGGCCACCCGCAGCAGCAACAGCCGTACGCCGCCCCCGCGCCGCAGCCTCAGCGCCAGCAGCCGCAGCGGTACGCCCCCGCCCCACAGCCGCAGCAGCCCGCGCCCCGGCCCCAGCGTGAGCCCCGGCCGCCCCGCGAGCCGCGGCAGCGCAGTGCCAACCCGATGAAGATCCCGGGCCTCGGCTGCCTCAAGGGCTGCCTGTTCATGATCGTCCTCCTCTTCGTCGGCGGCTGGCTGATCTGGGAGTTCACCCCCCTCCAGGGGTGGATCGGCACAGGCAAGAGCTGGTGGGAACAGCTCACCGACTGGTTCACCGAGGCCAGCAAGTGGATCGGCGACCTGGGCAACGACCCGAGCACGGGGTCCGGCTCAGGGCAGTGA
- a CDS encoding FHA domain-containing protein, with protein MQIRLTVVDPLGPPSEPRGRATACDVLVTAPAGTALAAVASGLASAVGEGGAERLERSREVGGGQVVLYAGAERLDAQRCTLGEPPLIDGAVLSLGAPAEPGPEVDEAAAQLHVVAGPDAGGVHLLHGGKIHIGRSADADVPLDDPDVSRLHCAVTLSADGRVSIVDLGSTNGTTLDGTRVGDRPVRLTPGALLRIGESALRLASSSGARGIGTTPDGEGHVRVTVGAGGPGGSGAGARAGTGSRTGAGAEAGSGSGSGSGSGSGSGSGSGSGSGSGSGSGSGSGSGSGRASRGGVSGQVAEELGQGRAERRTVPGQGGAPGIERTAGETEAASGTGRAGAHEGATGGGGAEAHGRLGDARDAHEPRSSRDPRSTRDPRDAGDSRRSGGSGGPGGPGVRAHGSGGSGGADDPIDSGTRKGTPLRGTEVPRGMRKRGGFGAWARRLTGGRGQAGAEYDPYEYDAEYDEDERGAMASVLPAGGKRLPETWPDPAALLLTALGPGARLWERGPGHPEALTVRLGTTDRAAPDGSALLPAVPVTTGLREVGALGLAGPRPRLMGLTRAVVAQLAALHSPDILELVLISADRSRSAEERTADWSWLGWLPHLRPAHGQDCRLLLAYDREQTTARLDELLRRLEDHAADTAGHAPGSAAGDGTGRTPRGGTSRTQGTGTMGVAGHRPDDTTGRLYREATGRTAGAGGTTGHGAAYGDDGASGRRAGRRPSWAREDDPADGGFPGPYTVVIVDGDPGGADVRKAVIRLAQDGPVAGIHVVCLAETESASPASPVTETYAAACDVSPAFRACGAVALLSGDVATALRLLRVASGGYAAVSGPGAPGPSGPARPGPTGSAHDGFHDGSVDHARGTDADGPSSRPRSDRAAPSDPGSVSRTHTNIDLARAALADADERTHPGTQGLPSLDPEAAPGLLNHGTVATLDAVSVAWAERFARALAPLRTDGSAGDRQARVSAPLPQSARLLDELGLARATPASLMARWADAADDTAALGGRAWAVLGAGPRGPVSMDLVAEGPHLLIEGPAGSGRTELLRSVAASLAAAERPDRLGIALVDGRDGGGGGGGGAAGAGGGRAGEGLGVCTDLPHVGTHLTANDPVRMRDFAQSLSAELKRRAELLGGLGFVEWHTRREVSGRIVPQRSAGAGSGGASAGSSGAADLDSSSSSTLRLRPAAGRKARDQDGKGAAGKHPAPGSELPRLVVIVDDLDALLSPPLGSTGRPAAGSVVRALEAVAREGERLGVHLVATTGGGGRTGESELGRARGRRVVLSAPVPGPDEPAPGRGELLGEGGRATAFQAGRVTGRIPRTATLRPTVVPLDWARMGDPPARRPVRELGNGPTDLALLASALDRAAREVSAAGVPSLL; from the coding sequence ATGCAGATCCGGCTGACCGTCGTAGACCCGCTGGGACCGCCCTCTGAGCCGCGAGGACGTGCCACGGCCTGCGACGTGCTGGTCACGGCGCCAGCCGGGACGGCCCTCGCCGCCGTGGCCTCGGGCCTCGCCTCCGCCGTCGGCGAGGGCGGTGCCGAGCGGCTCGAACGCAGCCGCGAGGTCGGCGGCGGCCAGGTCGTGCTGTACGCCGGTGCCGAGCGCCTCGACGCCCAGCGCTGCACCCTGGGCGAGCCGCCCCTCATCGACGGCGCCGTGCTCTCCCTGGGCGCCCCCGCCGAGCCGGGCCCCGAGGTCGACGAGGCCGCCGCCCAGCTCCACGTCGTGGCCGGCCCCGACGCGGGCGGCGTCCACCTCCTCCACGGCGGCAAGATCCACATCGGCCGCTCCGCCGACGCGGACGTCCCTCTCGACGACCCCGATGTCTCCCGCCTCCACTGCGCCGTCACCCTCTCCGCCGACGGCCGCGTCTCCATAGTCGACCTCGGCTCCACCAACGGCACCACCCTCGACGGCACCCGCGTGGGCGACCGCCCGGTGCGTCTGACCCCGGGCGCGCTGCTCCGCATCGGCGAGTCCGCGCTTCGGCTGGCCTCGTCGTCGGGCGCGCGGGGGATCGGGACGACGCCTGATGGGGAGGGACATGTTCGGGTGACGGTGGGGGCGGGGGGACCGGGGGGTTCCGGGGCGGGAGCGAGGGCCGGTACGGGTTCTCGCACGGGAGCGGGGGCCGAGGCCGGCTCCGGCTCCGGCTCCGGCTCCGGCTCCGGCTCCGGCTCCGGCTCCGGCTCCGGCTCCGGCTCCGGCTCCGGCTCCGGCTCCGGCTCCGGCTCCGGCTCCGGCTCCGGCAGAGCGTCTCGCGGGGGCGTGTCCGGGCAAGTGGCGGAGGAGCTGGGGCAGGGGCGTGCCGAGCGGCGGACGGTGCCGGGGCAGGGTGGGGCGCCGGGCATCGAGCGAACGGCGGGGGAAACGGAAGCCGCGTCCGGTACGGGCCGGGCGGGCGCGCACGAGGGCGCGACGGGCGGAGGCGGGGCGGAAGCCCATGGCCGACTCGGCGATGCCCGTGACGCCCACGAGCCGCGCAGTAGTCGTGATCCGCGCAGCACTCGTGATCCCCGCGATGCCGGTGATTCCCGCAGGTCCGGCGGATCTGGCGGGCCAGGCGGGCCTGGCGTGCGGGCCCACGGTTCCGGCGGGTCGGGCGGCGCCGACGATCCCATCGACTCCGGTACCCGTAAGGGCACTCCCCTTCGGGGGACGGAGGTGCCGCGTGGGATGCGTAAGCGGGGTGGGTTCGGGGCCTGGGCGCGGCGGCTGACCGGCGGGCGGGGGCAGGCGGGGGCGGAGTACGACCCGTACGAGTACGACGCGGAGTACGACGAGGACGAGCGCGGGGCGATGGCCTCCGTGCTGCCGGCCGGTGGGAAGCGGCTCCCGGAGACATGGCCGGATCCCGCCGCGCTGCTGCTCACCGCGCTCGGGCCCGGCGCCCGGCTGTGGGAGCGGGGGCCGGGGCACCCGGAGGCGCTGACGGTGCGGCTGGGTACGACGGACCGGGCGGCGCCGGACGGGTCGGCGCTGTTGCCCGCGGTGCCGGTGACCACCGGGCTGCGCGAGGTCGGGGCGCTGGGGCTGGCCGGGCCGCGCCCTCGGCTGATGGGGCTGACCCGCGCGGTCGTGGCCCAGCTCGCCGCGCTGCACTCCCCCGACATTCTGGAACTGGTCCTCATCAGTGCGGACCGCTCCCGCTCCGCCGAGGAACGCACCGCCGACTGGTCCTGGCTCGGCTGGCTCCCTCACCTCCGCCCCGCCCACGGCCAGGACTGCCGCCTGCTCCTCGCCTACGACCGCGAGCAGACGACGGCACGTCTGGACGAGCTGCTGCGCCGCCTGGAGGACCACGCGGCGGACACGGCGGGGCATGCGCCCGGCAGCGCGGCGGGCGACGGGACCGGGCGTACGCCGCGCGGCGGAACCAGTCGTACGCAGGGCACCGGGACCATGGGCGTGGCCGGCCACCGGCCGGACGACACGACGGGCCGTCTGTACCGGGAGGCGACGGGCCGCACCGCCGGGGCCGGGGGCACCACAGGCCATGGGGCGGCCTACGGGGACGACGGGGCCTCCGGTCGGCGGGCCGGGCGGCGGCCGTCGTGGGCTCGGGAGGACGACCCGGCGGACGGTGGCTTCCCGGGGCCCTACACGGTGGTGATCGTGGACGGGGATCCCGGGGGCGCGGATGTGCGGAAGGCCGTGATACGGCTGGCGCAGGACGGACCCGTCGCCGGGATCCATGTCGTGTGCCTCGCCGAGACGGAGTCCGCGTCGCCCGCCTCGCCGGTGACGGAGACGTACGCGGCGGCCTGCGACGTCTCGCCCGCGTTCCGCGCGTGCGGGGCCGTCGCCCTGCTCAGCGGCGATGTCGCCACGGCGCTACGGCTGCTGCGCGTCGCCTCCGGCGGGTATGCCGCGGTGAGCGGTCCCGGGGCGCCCGGCCCGTCGGGTCCCGCTCGGCCCGGGCCTACGGGGAGCGCGCACGACGGCTTTCACGACGGCTCTGTCGACCACGCGCGCGGTACGGACGCCGACGGCCCGTCGAGCCGCCCTCGTTCCGACCGTGCGGCTCCCTCGGACCCCGGTTCGGTGAGCCGTACCCACACCAACATCGATCTCGCGAGGGCCGCGCTCGCCGATGCCGACGAGCGCACGCATCCCGGCACCCAGGGCCTCCCCTCGCTCGACCCGGAGGCGGCGCCGGGGCTGTTGAACCACGGCACGGTGGCCACACTGGACGCGGTGTCGGTGGCGTGGGCGGAGCGGTTCGCGCGGGCGCTGGCGCCGTTGCGAACGGACGGATCGGCCGGGGACCGGCAGGCGCGGGTGTCGGCGCCGTTGCCGCAGTCGGCGCGGTTGTTGGACGAGCTGGGGCTGGCACGGGCCACGCCGGCGTCGTTGATGGCCCGGTGGGCGGACGCGGCCGATGACACCGCGGCGCTCGGCGGGCGGGCCTGGGCCGTGCTCGGCGCGGGGCCGCGCGGGCCGGTGTCCATGGACCTCGTCGCCGAAGGCCCCCATCTGCTGATCGAGGGGCCGGCCGGCAGCGGTCGTACGGAACTGCTGCGGTCCGTCGCCGCGTCGCTGGCCGCCGCCGAGCGGCCCGACCGGCTGGGCATCGCGCTCGTGGACGGGCGGGACGGCGGTGGCGGCGGCGGTGGCGGCGCCGCTGGTGCGGGCGGGGGGCGGGCCGGGGAGGGGCTCGGGGTCTGTACCGACCTGCCTCATGTCGGGACGCATCTCACGGCCAACGATCCCGTCCGGATGCGGGACTTCGCGCAGTCGCTGAGCGCCGAGTTGAAGCGGCGGGCCGAGCTGCTCGGCGGGCTCGGGTTCGTGGAGTGGCACACCCGGCGTGAGGTGTCGGGCCGTATCGTCCCGCAGCGGTCGGCGGGGGCCGGGTCCGGCGGCGCGTCGGCGGGCTCGTCGGGGGCGGCCGACCTCGACTCGTCCTCCAGTTCCACGCTCCGGCTGCGGCCTGCGGCCGGTCGCAAGGCCCGGGACCAGGACGGCAAGGGGGCGGCCGGGAAGCACCCTGCCCCCGGCTCGGAGCTGCCCCGTCTCGTCGTGATCGTCGACGACCTCGACGCCCTGCTGTCACCTCCCTTGGGTTCCACGGGGCGGCCTGCGGCCGGGTCCGTCGTACGGGCGCTGGAGGCGGTGGCCCGGGAGGGTGAGCGGCTCGGGGTGCATCTCGTCGCCACCACGGGTGGGGGCGGGCGTACGGGTGAGAGCGAGCTGGGGCGTGCGCGTGGGAGGCGTGTCGTGCTGAGCGCGCCGGTGCCGGGTCCGGACGAACCGGCGCCCGGGCGGGGGGAGTTGCTGGGCGAGGGGGGTCGGGCGACCGCGTTCCAGGCGGGGCGGGTGACGGGGCGTATCCCTCGTACGGCGACCCTGCGGCCCACCGTCGTACCGCTGGACTGGGCGCGGATGGGAGACCCGCCGGCGCGGCGACCCGTACGGGAGTTGGGGAACGGACCTACGGATCTGGCGTTGCTGGCCAGCGCGTTGGACCGTGCGGCTCGGGAGGTCTCGGCGGCGGGGGTGCCGTCCCTGCTGTGA
- a CDS encoding ABC transporter substrate-binding protein, translated as MRSMLRTSHAKALAALAAGVLAASLTACGGDDDGGGSGDSGNGGGSKATVQLPKLDGQKLEVAAVFTGPELDNFQKVLDEFEKRTGASVTFVPTGNNTSTFLGTKIEGGKPPDVAFLPQVGVLHQFAEKGWVKPLGSEAQAQLDKNFSAGWKDLGAYEGKQYGVYAKAANKSLVWYNTAAFEAAGITEEPKTWDDFIQTAQTLSDAGSPAVSIGGADGWTLTDWFENVYLSQAGPEKYDQLAAHEIKWTDPSVKEALTTLAELWGKDDLIAGGASGALQTEYPKSITQTFGGDTPAGMVFEGDFVAVTINGDTDAKIGTDAKVFPFPAVGDASPVVTGGDAAVALKDGEGAQALLTFLASTDAAEIWAAQGGFLSPNKEMDQGTYKDDVTREIAKALLAAGDDFRFDMSDQAPAAFGGTQGVGEWKDLQDFLKSPDDVAGAQKQLETDAAKAYGNG; from the coding sequence ATGCGCAGCATGCTTCGTACATCCCACGCCAAGGCCCTCGCCGCTCTCGCCGCAGGCGTCCTCGCCGCCTCGCTCACCGCGTGCGGCGGAGACGACGACGGCGGTGGCAGCGGTGACAGCGGCAACGGCGGCGGCAGCAAGGCCACCGTCCAACTCCCCAAGCTGGACGGCCAGAAGCTGGAGGTCGCGGCGGTCTTCACGGGCCCGGAGCTGGACAACTTCCAGAAGGTGCTGGACGAGTTCGAGAAACGCACCGGCGCCTCGGTGACGTTCGTGCCGACCGGCAACAACACGTCCACTTTCTTAGGTACGAAGATCGAGGGCGGCAAGCCGCCGGACGTGGCGTTCCTGCCGCAGGTCGGCGTGTTGCACCAGTTCGCCGAGAAGGGCTGGGTCAAACCGCTCGGCAGTGAGGCCCAGGCACAGCTGGACAAGAACTTCTCGGCCGGCTGGAAGGACCTGGGCGCGTACGAGGGCAAGCAGTACGGCGTGTACGCGAAGGCCGCCAACAAGTCCCTCGTCTGGTACAATACCGCGGCCTTCGAGGCGGCGGGCATCACCGAAGAACCCAAGACGTGGGACGACTTCATCCAGACCGCGCAGACGCTCTCCGACGCCGGCTCCCCCGCCGTGTCGATCGGCGGCGCGGACGGCTGGACACTCACCGACTGGTTCGAGAACGTCTATCTGTCGCAGGCGGGCCCGGAGAAGTACGACCAGCTGGCCGCCCACGAGATCAAGTGGACCGACCCCTCCGTCAAGGAAGCCCTCACCACGCTCGCCGAGCTGTGGGGCAAGGACGACCTCATCGCGGGCGGGGCCTCCGGCGCGCTGCAGACCGAGTACCCGAAGTCGATCACGCAGACCTTCGGCGGGGACACCCCGGCGGGCATGGTGTTCGAGGGCGACTTCGTGGCCGTCACCATCAACGGGGACACGGACGCGAAGATCGGCACGGACGCCAAGGTCTTCCCGTTCCCGGCGGTCGGCGACGCCTCCCCCGTGGTGACCGGCGGCGACGCGGCCGTGGCGCTGAAGGACGGCGAGGGCGCGCAGGCGCTGCTGACCTTCCTCGCCTCGACCGACGCGGCGGAGATCTGGGCGGCGCAGGGCGGTTTCCTCTCCCCCAACAAGGAGATGGACCAGGGGACGTACAAGGACGATGTCACCCGGGAGATCGCCAAGGCTCTGCTCGCGGCGGGCGACGACTTCCGCTTCGACATGTCCGACCAGGCTCCGGCGGCGTTCGGCGGCACGCAGGGCGTCGGTGAGTGGAAGGACTTGCAGGACTTCCTGAAGAGCCCCGACGACGTGGCCGGTGCCCAGAAGCAACTGGAGACCGACGCGGCGAAGGCCTACGGGAACGGCTGA